The Flavobacterium faecale genomic sequence GTAATTAAATCCTAAGTAAGCCGTTTGACTTTCCCACTTAAAGCGTCCTGCTGATGTGTATGGGCGATCGGTTGTGAACGAGAATTTCATGCTATTGAAGATGTCACTCATACGAGCTGTTATGGTTCCGTTACCTTTTAAGATGGTATAACTGGTACCAAAATCCATTTTCCACATCGGATTGTTTTTAAACTGCAAACTCAAATCTTGACCTCGATACATTCCGAATAAGGTGAACTGCAATTCTTTGCTAGCTTTGAAGGTATTGTTGATTCGTGCATTAAAATTGGTCGCGTTCAGGGATACAAATTCATAATTTCCAGGAGTCGTTTCTACAGTTCCCTGTACTTTTTTCATGTAGGCGTCTAAGCTTATGTTAGCAGACCACCATTTTTTAAAATTTAAATTTGCCGAAGTTTCCACACCGTATGCATTATTGGTGTTGAAGTTGTCGTAGGATAGTATTTGTTTGTTTTCGTTTATAGGATTCGTGTACAGCACGCGGGTAATCTCATCTTCGATTATTCGATAAAAAACACTTGAATTAATAGTTCCCAATGCTATTTTTCGACTGTAATTTAGTTCAAATGAATTCGTAAATTGCGGAATCAAAAAAGGGTTTCCTTGTGAGTCAATTGTTGCAGTACTCCATTGGCGTATTGGATTTACTTGTCCAATACTCGGTCTGTCTATTCGACGAGAATAATTAATGGTAAAGGTATTTTTGTCAGACATGGTATAAGACAAGAAAGCTGACGGATACATATTAAATAATTTGTTGGTGAAAGGGCTGTCTGTTGTAGCGACTTGCTTAAAGAGTGCATCTACTTCATAATTCTCAAAACGTGTTCCAGCTTGAGCGCTCCATTTTTTCCATTGTTTACCAATTGTAAAGTAGGCCGACATAATTTTTCGATCGTATTTAAAATCAGATTGGTAGTTGGTGTTTAATAATAAATTGTTAGACGTTTTCTCGATTCGACTTTCCAATCCTAATTCTAGTTTTACTGTTTCGGTCAATGGGTTTACGTAATCTAGATTGGTAAGGTAGTTTTTGCTATCAATACCAATATCGTTAGAAAAACTGTTGAGAACACTATTGTCTACCTGGTTCAAATTTGTATACAGCGCAAATTCAGGTTCGTTGGACTGGCTTATATTCGATTCCAATTCTATAGTGTGGCCTTCTTTTTTGAATTTATGTTTAAAGTCTACATTATAAGTAGGAGAGTTGCTTTTTTCATTTGAGTCAAAAAGTTGCAGTTGGTCAATATTAGTCGTGTTATTTTTGTAGTCAACTATTGTTTGTCCATAATTATCAGTTTGGTAAACGCCTTGATTGGTGTAAAATGATAAAGTATTGTTGTCATTGATGTAATAATCGACACCAATTTTGGCTAAGTGAGAGGTATATTTACTGTTAAGGTTGAATAGTTGGATGTTTTCTTTGTCTAGTTCTGAACTCTCGATTCTACCTCGGTTGGTGTTTTGGCCGTAGTTGAAACCATAATTAGTGTAGAAATTGAATTTCCCAGAACGATAATTTAGATCGAAAGCTTGATTAGTTTTAGGCGTGCGTCCCATTGTGAAACTGCTAGAAATACTACCGTTAAAACCCACTTTGGTATTTTTGTTCAGGATAATATTGATGATTCCGCTCATTCCCTCAGGATTGTATTTGGCAGAAGGGTTGGTAATCAACTCGATTTGCTTGATGGAGGTAGACGGAATTTGTTTTAAAACCTGAGCAGCATCCATAGTAGTTGGTTTACCATCGATCAAGATTTTTACATTCGAGTTTCCTCTCATACTTATAGCATTGGATTGTGGGTCCACACTCACAGACGGAATGTTGTTCATCAAGTCGCCCGCAGTTGCTCCCATAGACAAGAGGTCTTTCCCGATGGTGACTACTTTTCGATCAATCTTTTGCTCAATGGTAGATTTTTCATTGATAATTTCTACACTCTTTAGAGCTATGGCATCTTCTTCGAGAATAATCGTGTTGAGGTTGTATGTTTTTTGTCCACTACTTACTTGTACCTCTTTCTGGAAGTTTTTGTAACCAATAAAATTAATTTCGACCATAAAGCTTTTGGCGCTAATTTTTTTAATTTCAAAAGTTCCGTTGTCTGTCGTAACTCCGCTTGCAATTATTTTGCCTGCTACTTTGACTAATACATTGGCATACGGAATGGTTTGGTTGCTTCCTTTGTCAATCACTTTTCCCGAAATGCTGACTTGATCTTCAGTGACTATTTCGCTTGTGCTAGTTTGGGCCTGCATGGAGAATAGGAGTCCAAATTGACAGATTAAAAAGAGGTGTAATTTTTTCATGTTGATGCTGTTTTGATTCTTATGTTGGTTGATGATGGAGCAAATGTAATTGTTTTTTAGATAGTATCATGTATTGCATAGTACTATTTTGTTTTTTATTTTAAAAATTGATGATAGGGTAACATTGCGCATTCTTTTGGTTAATACAATTTATCTTGCGTTGCGATTTTCAATTTGCTACATAATACCTATCTTTGCGCACTTTTAAAACACAGTTTACATGTCATTACAAGAGATTCTTAGTCCGTTTATTACAAAAGCCATTCAAGAGTTGTTTGGAGTAGCCATTGAAAAATTCGAATTTCAATCCACTCGCAAAGAGTTTGAGGGTGATATTACGATGGTTATTTTTCCATTATTAAAAGTGGTAAAAGGTAATCCAGTAGAATTAGGAAATAAAATAGGGAACTATTTGGTCGAAAATGTCGAGGCCGTTAGCAAGTTTAACGTGGTTTCTGGGTTTTTGAATATTGTGATTTCAGACGCGTATTATTTGGGTTTTTTCAACCAAATTAGATCGGTAGAGCAATTTGGTTTTCAATCTCCAAAAGAAGGCGATACAGCGGTAATGGTCGAATATTCGTCACCAAACACCAACAAACCCTTGCATCTTGGGCACGTACGTAACAATTTATTAGGATACTCAGTTGCAGAGATAATCAAAGCATCGGGTAAAAAAGTATACAAAACACAAATCATCAACGATAGAGGAATCCATATTTGTAAGTCCATGTTGGCTTGGCAAAAATTTGGTAATGATTCCACTCCAGAATCTACAGGTTTAAAAGGAGACAAACTAGTTGGTAATTTTTATGTAGCGTTTGACAAAGCCTACAAAGAAGAAATAAGCCAGCTAATGGCAGCAGGAAAAACCGAAGACGAAGCCAAAAAACAAGCGCCAATTATTCTAGAAGCACAAGAAATGCTTTTGAAATGGGAAGCGGGCGATGAAGCAGTAATCGCACTTTGGAAAAAAATGAACCAATGGGTTTATGACGGTTTTGCAACCACATACAAAACAATGGGTGTAGACTTTGATAGTTTTTACTATGAAAGCAATACCTATTTGTTGGGTAAAGACGTAGTTCAAATTGGATTAGACAAAGGCATATTCGAAAAAGACCCAGACGGATCGGTTTGGATTGATTTGACCGACGAAGGTTTGGACCGCAAAATTGTCTTGCGTTCAGACGGTACAGCCGTGTACATGACCCAAGATATTGGTACCGCCATTCAGCGTGTAAAAGATATGCCAGACGTAGGCGGAATGGTTTACACTGTAGGTAATGAGCAAGATTATCACTTTAAAGTATTGTTCCTTATCTTGAAAAAATTAGGATTTGATTGGGCTGCAAACCTGTTTCATTTGTCATACGGAATGGTAGATTTGCCATCAGGAAAAATGAAATCTCGTGAAGGTACTGTTGTAGATGCCGATGATTTGATGGAAGAAATGACTGCTACAGCTCAAAAAATTGCCGAAGATTTAGGTAAATTAGAAGAGTATTCGAAAGAAGAAAAAGCCAATTTGTACCAAACTATCGGTTTGGGTGCCTTAAAATATTACATCTTAAAGGTAGATCCAAAGAAAAGAATCCTTTTCAACCCCGAAGAATCAGTAGATTTTGCAGGAAACACAGGGCCTTTCATTCAGTACACCTACGCACGTATACAGTCGATCATTCGCAAAGCAACATTTGACTATTCACAAGATG encodes the following:
- a CDS encoding outer membrane beta-barrel family protein, which produces MKKLHLFLICQFGLLFSMQAQTSTSEIVTEDQVSISGKVIDKGSNQTIPYANVLVKVAGKIIASGVTTDNGTFEIKKISAKSFMVEINFIGYKNFQKEVQVSSGQKTYNLNTIILEEDAIALKSVEIINEKSTIEQKIDRKVVTIGKDLLSMGATAGDLMNNIPSVSVDPQSNAISMRGNSNVKILIDGKPTTMDAAQVLKQIPSTSIKQIELITNPSAKYNPEGMSGIINIILNKNTKVGFNGSISSSFTMGRTPKTNQAFDLNYRSGKFNFYTNYGFNYGQNTNRGRIESSELDKENIQLFNLNSKYTSHLAKIGVDYYINDNNTLSFYTNQGVYQTDNYGQTIVDYKNNTTNIDQLQLFDSNEKSNSPTYNVDFKHKFKKEGHTIELESNISQSNEPEFALYTNLNQVDNSVLNSFSNDIGIDSKNYLTNLDYVNPLTETVKLELGLESRIEKTSNNLLLNTNYQSDFKYDRKIMSAYFTIGKQWKKWSAQAGTRFENYEVDALFKQVATTDSPFTNKLFNMYPSAFLSYTMSDKNTFTINYSRRIDRPSIGQVNPIRQWSTATIDSQGNPFLIPQFTNSFELNYSRKIALGTINSSVFYRIIEDEITRVLYTNPINENKQILSYDNFNTNNAYGVETSANLNFKKWWSANISLDAYMKKVQGTVETTPGNYEFVSLNATNFNARINNTFKASKELQFTLFGMYRGQDLSLQFKNNPMWKMDFGTSYTILKGNGTITARMSDIFNSMKFSFTTDRPYTSAGRFKWESQTAYLGFNYRFGSGKNKAVQRKQRDSNEASSSGGF
- the argS gene encoding arginine--tRNA ligase — encoded protein: MSLQEILSPFITKAIQELFGVAIEKFEFQSTRKEFEGDITMVIFPLLKVVKGNPVELGNKIGNYLVENVEAVSKFNVVSGFLNIVISDAYYLGFFNQIRSVEQFGFQSPKEGDTAVMVEYSSPNTNKPLHLGHVRNNLLGYSVAEIIKASGKKVYKTQIINDRGIHICKSMLAWQKFGNDSTPESTGLKGDKLVGNFYVAFDKAYKEEISQLMAAGKTEDEAKKQAPIILEAQEMLLKWEAGDEAVIALWKKMNQWVYDGFATTYKTMGVDFDSFYYESNTYLLGKDVVQIGLDKGIFEKDPDGSVWIDLTDEGLDRKIVLRSDGTAVYMTQDIGTAIQRVKDMPDVGGMVYTVGNEQDYHFKVLFLILKKLGFDWAANLFHLSYGMVDLPSGKMKSREGTVVDADDLMEEMTATAQKIAEDLGKLEEYSKEEKANLYQTIGLGALKYYILKVDPKKRILFNPEESVDFAGNTGPFIQYTYARIQSIIRKATFDYSQDASVVDLHEKEKELIKQLELFPEVIQNAANNHSPALIANFTYDLVREYNSFYQAVPILGEADTDKKAFRVQLSKRVADTIADAFKLLGISVPARM